Below is a window of Schistocerca cancellata isolate TAMUIC-IGC-003103 chromosome 4, iqSchCanc2.1, whole genome shotgun sequence DNA.
AACCTCATTCTCCTTAATGTCCCACCCATAATTTCAAACAAGGCTGAACTAAAATAGCTGAGACTTGCAGGAATCATTTCTTGTAGTTTTATTCAAGACAAAAAATGTTATCAATCTCACTTCAAAATATACACTTTATATTGACTGGATGTAATTGACAACTAAGAAAATATCTTGAAAACCACCTCTTTCACATCATTCTTTGTGTCCATAGGGGTGGGGTGGAGGGTCAAGTTTTAACCACGGTAAGCATGTTCCGTGGTTGCAGCTGCAGAAATTATACAGAACTAAGAGTCTTGCATGGAGTAGAACATCAAATCAGGCTGATGACATCTAGACATCAGAAAATCTGAGAATACAACAAATCAGTTATGCACTGGAAAAAAATATTGGTTTTTGtcaaatttttgtttttcctaACATGTCATataatatatactgtatatatccaTAGGGAGAGTGTGTGCTACGAGGTTGCATTTTAAATGAACAATTCGTCAAATTTAAATAGTAATCACTTACAGCAAATTGTTACATGTAGTCTCAGGACAGCTTATGTTTATACACTGTTAGTGAGGGTATCGCTTCACACTATTTTTGTTTTTGCATCTTCACACACAGTCTAAAGAGGGAGCAATCTCATTCGAATGATGCCAAACTTTTATTGAATCAATATTACTCTGTGTAATGATTTATATAAATATTTAACTGGGCAACGGAAAACAGTTGCAAACAGGTGCAATTTAAATGCACTAACCTCATCTTTCTCATTTTGGTACTTTCTAAAGTCACTTCTAGCCCAAAGGCGAAGTTCTGCTTTACTTCCTTCATCCGGTACTCTGCGTATTTCCCGTAATATGTCTCGATACAGTTTCAGAACTTTCTGACGGAGCATAAACTGAAACAAGATTAATTCTACAACAATATGAACACAATGTTACAAAAATGGCAAAATAGTATGACCATTATAACAACTCCCTTACAACAATGTCCTTAACACAATAGCTAACTATACAAACCCTCACATATTAGCCTATCAAAGGATAAAATTGAGAAGTCAACCTCCAATGTAGTGCCGTCTTTGTGAGTTGTCCTGCTATAGGCCTAAACGCAAACGAAAACACTTCATTCTCCTTAAGGAATTAAGACTgcctacagcactagcatcaagcatGGGTCATTAACGAAATAAATTTGTAGTCGAATCTTCAGAACATAAGTTCACCCCACGTTGAGATCAGTCCCCCTACCGAAAGTGGCGATCTCTTTTACCTGTTTAAGATTCATTGTTGCCGGGATCTTTGGAGGCATAGTTGGAAATTATGTACAGTAAGGGAAGTATCAAAGAATTATGCAGCAACTCTATGAACAgagaacatttatttcaaataaaatccATCTTCAACCAATTCAAAACAACAGCTTTTATTCTCCCTCCAACTACTATTCTTGCGTCATCACAACACGAACACAGACCTTCTACTAGTACGAGGCAAGTTCACTGCTCACCAGTATTATCGATTATCAGGCAAGACAACAGCAGTGCGAAAGGTAATTGTATCTACGGATGTATACTTGTACGACAATATTCACTCATTTTACCTTTTTTTATCCATGTTTAAAGCCAGAAATTTTATGACTCTCAGAATTAGAAAAATACTATTTTG
It encodes the following:
- the LOC126184736 gene encoding LYR motif-containing protein 2, with amino-acid sequence MPPKIPATMNLKQFMLRQKVLKLYRDILREIRRVPDEGSKAELRLWARSDFRKYQNEKDEYAIKMLIFNGERSLKELKQSIELSSAKNN